Below is a window of Andrena cerasifolii isolate SP2316 chromosome 5, iyAndCera1_principal, whole genome shotgun sequence DNA.
ataaattattatacgtcgacgttgtgtgtgtgtgtgtgtgtgcgtgcgtgtgcgtgcgtgcgtgtcacatatgtgacgctccgttggtttcgctatatgtaccattcggaaaagactaatgtcagagacggcgtttgggggagttggttaggcggctgactcgtaccgcggaggtcttgggttcgaaccccgtcgccccgagaagttttttcatttatattaatatcataaaattaatatttccttccttaccgacagtctgttgtaccacgctccagagtagcaccttccttaccgacagtctgtaccacgctccagagtagcgcaccgtcaccccgcggttcctcctcctcctcctcctcctcgatgatacccccgcaccgtcaccccgcggttcctcctcctcctcctcctcgatgataccccccaccactccgccatctctatgacgtcatccgctgccagcccgccgacaaaaaaacaaattttcaaatttgattttcaaggtcatgatcatgaccttgaaactcaaatttgaattagaatcccccttgtcttactactagAGTGTATTGATCACGTACAAAAAAGAATGGGCACTCGACTGAGAAATCTGAAAAAAAGTGAAAGGCCTCGGAGAAAAGGTAAACTAACTGCCAAATTAATTGATCAATTAACAGTTTATTATGGCTTGGCAATACGTCGGAATTCGAACTCtttagaaaatatgaaaaatgaaaTCTGGGCGACCTTATTGCATAAGTTATCAACCGATGAAAATCCGCAGCACGAGAAGTGCTCAGAGTCTTGGTGTAACTGGAAGAAGGCGCAAGCAGCGGATTCCTTGGACACCTTCCATCATAAGCCGCCGCTTTCTAAGGAAGTTTTTGAAGCCATCAAACCAATTTATGAGGAGCTCAGCCGAGACGAGTTGCTAAACCGTTGTTTGGGAGGTTACACCCAAAATAGCAACGAAAGCTTTAATGCTACCGTTTGGAATTTGGCTCCGAAATCTTATTCAAGCGGCAAAAAAATCTTGAATATAGCGACTGATATTGCTGTGTGCAATTTTAATGATGGCCTGACAAATATTCCGCGAATTGTGAAAGCTTTGGAGATGGATATTGGTGTCCAATCATACAATTTTTGTCTTGAAGCCGATGCTAAGCGGATCAACCACGCCGAGCTCTCTTTGACAGATGCGGCAAAAGAGGCACGCTCTACCTTAAAATCTTCGAGGAAAGAGAATGAGGAAGAATATTTCAACATAGAAGGGCAGCTTTATGGTCCTGGGATAGCAGATTAatggtaaaaatttgtaaacagtcgaatttttcatttcttcatgTCTATAACACAtttgaaaactttaaacgcgtttttctcgatagACGATTTTTCAACACGGCACGCAGCATAACTCCAacaattttcattcttttcattcgaatttttaacaatatctttAAAATAACATTTTGAAGAGAAATACGTACGGGATTTTCGACAagttaatttaaacattacttatTAACAAATGATTGTCCTCTCTTTATAGAAAATTGAACGTCTTTTATTCAAATACTCACCAATCacacaaaaattaatatttttaaaatcccctacgtatttttCTAGCTATAAACATGTAGAT
It encodes the following:
- the LOC143369392 gene encoding uncharacterized protein LOC143369392, translated to MGTRLRNLKKSERPRRKGKLTAKLIDQLTVYYGLAIRRNSNSLENMKNEIWATLLHKLSTDENPQHEKCSESWCNWKKAQAADSLDTFHHKPPLSKEVFEAIKPIYEELSRDELLNRCLGGYTQNSNESFNATVWNLAPKSYSSGKKILNIATDIAVCNFNDGLTNIPRIVKALEMDIGVQSYNFCLEADAKRINHAELSLTDAAKEARSTLKSSRKENEEEYFNIEGQLYGPGIAD